The Primulina huaijiensis isolate GDHJ02 unplaced genomic scaffold, ASM1229523v2 scaffold13995_ERROPOS98037+, whole genome shotgun sequence genome contains a region encoding:
- the LOC140965731 gene encoding uncharacterized protein, which yields MAGRPPRNNRNPRYANNRDDYNEDPNTGGNPPPRVGLSQADLMAIATIVATTLQGLGNPNANQPPPPPPPNGVKFHYESLRKNRCPIFRGDADPEVGQSWLKSVETQLRLLEVPEALKVDVIVPFLEDKAAKWWEAVSPAMTATGPVTWQNFRETFLKQYYPPEVRLQKLSEFENLTQAPDMSVVEYTSQFNALGSYAPAIMADEVLKLHRFKRGLNSRIQSALAVYQPANFAELMGAAIRAETDIRRREGENKNKRPHAGQSSQGGQKFRKPNQSGGPPSGQTSAANHQGPKPCPKCGFKHPGECRRASGACFGCGKAGHRIADCPTAANQATGPNKGTGPNVGANPSKPKENKPNVRVFAMNQEEADDANEVVSGTILLQKVHSYALFDCGATHSFVSKRDGLVSQYNAIVDCKGKRVKLRTPNQEEIVYHGKSKERKSPLSASQAWKAMKSGEDVHLAMVSEVQGEVELRTEDIPIVCEFPDVFPEELPGTVPDREVEFEINLVPGAAPISKAPYRMAPAELKEQRM from the exons ATGGCCGGAAGACCTCCACGAAACAATCGCAACCCGCGGTACGCCAACAACCGCGATGACTACAACGAAGATCCAAATACGGGCGGAAATCCACCTCCCAGGGTAGGCCTAAGCCAAGCTGATCTCATGGCCATAGCCACCATAGTAGCAACAACACTGCAAGGGTTGGGAAACCCGAACGCCAATCAACCACCTCCTCCCCCACCACCAAATGGAGTCAAATTTCATTACGAGTCCCTTCGTAAGAACAGGTGTCCGATATTCAGAGGGGACGCCGATCCTGAAGTTGGCCAAAGTTGGCTAAAGAGTGTCGAGACTCAGTTGAGGCTATTGGAAGTTCCCGAGGCACTCAAGGTGGATGTGATCGTGCCTTTTCTGGAAGACAAAGCAGCTAAGTGGTGGGAAGCAGTCTCGCCAGCCATGACCGCTACAGGACCAGTCACGTGGCAGAACTTCCGAGAAACATTTCTGAAACAGTACTATCCGCCGGAAGTCAGATTGCAGAAGCTGAGTGAATTTGAAAATCTCACTCAAGCCCCAGACATGTCAGTTGTGGAATACACCTCCCAGTTTAATGCACTCGGGTCTTATGCTCCGGCCATCATGGCAGACGAAGTTTTGAAGTTGCACCGCTTCAAGAGAGGATTAAACAGTAGAATCCAGTCAGCCTTAGCAGTTTATCAGCCCGCCAATTTTGCAGAACTTATGGGCGCAGCTATCCGAGCTGAAACCGACATCCGCCGCAGGGAGGGAGAGAATAAGAACAAGCGACCTCATGCCGGTCAATCTTCTCAGGGCGGTCAGAAGTTCAGAAAGCCAAACCAATCAGGCGGACCTCCCTCAGGGCAAACCTCAGCGGCCAACCATCAAGGACCCAAGCCATGCCCGAAGTGCGGTTTCAAACACCCCGGGGAATGTCGAAGAGCCAGTGGTGCGTGCTTCGGATGTGGGAAAGCAGGGCACAGGATCGCGGATTGTCCTACGGCCGCCAACCAAGCAACTGGGCCCAACAAGGGAACTGGGCCGAATGTGGGAGCTAACCCCAGCAAACCAAAAGAGAATAAGCCTAATGTCAGGGTGTTCGCTATGAACCAAGAGGAGGCGGACGACGCCAATGAAGTCGTATCAGGTACCATCTTACTTCAAAAAGTACATTCTTATGCATTATTTGACTGTGGTGCTACGCACTCTTTTGTGTCTAAGAG ggatggattggttagccaaTACAATGCAATAGTGGACTGTAAAGGGAAAAGAGTTAAGCTCCGAACTCCAAATCAAGAAGAGATTGTGTATCATGGTAAATCCAAGGAACGGAAATCACCCCTTTCCGCTTCTCAGGCATGGAAGGCCATGAAATCCGGAGAAGACGTCCACCTAGCAATGGTCAGCGAAGTGCAAGGAGAGGTCGAACTGAGGACAGAAGACATCCCAATAGTATGTGAGTTCCCGgatgtttttccagaagaactcCCAGGGACAGTCCCGGACCGCGAAGTTGAGTTCGAAATTAATCTAGTCCCTGGTGCAGCACcaatctctaaagcaccttacagGATGGCGCCAGCTGAACTCAAGGAGCAAAGAATGTGA